A genomic region of Psychrobacter sp. M13 contains the following coding sequences:
- a CDS encoding 2-C-methyl-D-erythritol 4-phosphate cytidylyltransferase, producing the protein MIVAAGRGSRFGASKPKQYVHICGQTLLQLSVARLATSTYIDHCLLVIAADDTRAQTLAFAMPVSFTQGGAERWQSVHLGVDAIIEQGAGDDDLILIHDAARPSVPTRDIERVIVAAMSEPYGAILAVPAADTLKQSQKIDNPLLSNHLLNNHFLTSTNRSISDHSKNDSYYTQATIDRSCIWQAQTPQVFRLGQLREVLSQVAKHNFNITDEASAFEQLNLPIRLISGSRQNIKLTFPDDALLITAIINMQVNY; encoded by the coding sequence ATGATTGTCGCAGCAGGTCGTGGCAGCCGCTTTGGTGCATCTAAACCCAAGCAATATGTGCATATTTGTGGACAGACTTTATTACAGCTCAGTGTGGCAAGGTTGGCAACGAGTACTTATATCGATCACTGTTTATTAGTGATTGCTGCTGATGATACTAGGGCACAGACGTTAGCGTTTGCTATGCCTGTGTCTTTCACTCAAGGTGGCGCTGAGCGTTGGCAGTCAGTGCATTTGGGAGTTGACGCTATTATCGAGCAAGGCGCTGGTGATGATGATCTGATTCTGATTCATGATGCTGCGCGTCCCAGCGTTCCAACGAGAGATATTGAGCGAGTTATAGTAGCAGCTATGAGTGAGCCTTATGGCGCTATATTAGCAGTGCCAGCTGCAGATACGCTTAAGCAATCGCAAAAAATTGATAACCCTCTTTTAAGTAATCATCTCTTAAACAATCATTTTTTAACATCAACAAATCGATCTATTTCAGATCATTCTAAAAACGATAGCTACTATACTCAAGCCACTATCGATCGTAGTTGTATATGGCAAGCACAGACACCACAGGTATTTCGATTAGGCCAATTGCGAGAAGTATTATCGCAAGTCGCTAAACACAATTTTAATATTACCGATGAGGCTAGTGCTTTTGAACAGCTCAACCTTCCTATTCGACTGATATCTGGCAGTCGACAAAA
- a CDS encoding septum formation initiator family protein, with product MKYFSQFMLLALAVAALLGLQYQYWLGGNGHFEHSELLTQIEDQQRANDNQVAANDLLRTDVHDLKNGLEAVEEHARLDLGLIKPNETFVQISTSPTVVSSQ from the coding sequence ATGAAGTATTTTAGCCAGTTTATGTTACTTGCCTTAGCGGTTGCCGCACTATTAGGACTGCAATATCAGTACTGGCTAGGTGGCAATGGTCACTTTGAGCATAGTGAGCTGTTAACTCAGATTGAGGATCAGCAGCGAGCTAATGACAATCAAGTCGCTGCCAATGACTTGCTACGTACCGATGTCCATGATCTCAAAAATGGCTTGGAGGCAGTAGAGGAGCATGCTCGTCTAGATTTAGGGCTTATTAAGCCTAATGAGACTTTTGTGCAAATATCTACTTCACCTACAGTAGTCAGTAGTCAGTAG